A stretch of DNA from Cardinium endosymbiont of Culicoides punctatus:
ATAGGAATGGTAGATTGCACCTTACTTATAGATGGAATAACCTCAAAATCAATGTTACCATAATCTTCTTTAGATGAACAATTCCCTGCCATAGCTGTAGCATGATGGCTTGTCGTTTGCGTTACTATATGATACTCTTTTTTTTTATCTAGGAATGCTGAGTCTTCAAGGATATCATCTTCTAATGCTTCACCACTATGATTTTTATAATCACCGTCTAAGTGAGGGGGATGAAGAACTTCGCTCCCTTTTTTTCGCATTGTAAAAAACGGAATCATCGGTAATGAGGTAATGTTAAAGCATATCACAATAAAAGCTACCAATAAGAGAAAAAGCAACAAAAATGTTCCATAGCCTAACAATCCTTTAAAAAGGGTACCTAACTCGTAAGAAACTCCACCTAACTGACTGGTTAGCAGTTGATTATTTGGATAAAATGTGTGCAGATAACCTAGTAAAATATTGAACCATAAGATAAAAAAAACGGAAGCTATAATAATCTTTGATACAGAAAGTTCAAACCAAATTTTTTGTGTTACCATCTTTGTTCCTATTATGAACAGACCTGGTAAAAAGAGAAAAGCCGTAACGCCCCACCATAGGTATACAAAATAATAACTTGTAAAAGCACCTATAAAACCTACCCAATTTTGGGTGACTACGCCAGATTTTTTTATCCCTAATGCTTTGAAAGATTCAACAACATGTTGGTCACTATCTCCATGGATGAAGTGAGACAGAAAGGCAAAGGCTAAAAAAATTGCTACTCCTTGTAAGAAAATACCAATGGCTATTTTTACACGTTTATCTAACCTAAATAACTTAAAAGAGACTCTTTTTTTTTCAAGCGGAGTATCTCGTTGAATTTTATAGTTATTTCTGGCCATTGATTATATATTATTGATTTTAAAATAAAAACACACTTAATAAAGTATAAATTAATATTAAGCAAATCCTAGCTCTAGCTTGGCAGCTTCAGACATACGGTCTGTAGTATAAGGCGGCTCGAAAGTTAAATGAATCATTACATCATTTACGCCCTCTATAGCTCTAATTCTTTCTTCTATTTGGATAGGTATCGTATCTGCTGCTGGACAGTTTGGAGAAGTAAGCGTCATCAAGACTTCAATATTATTAAGCGGCAATATGTTTATTTCATAAATAAGCCCCAACTCGTAAATGTCTACAGGTATTTCTGGATCATATACTTGTTTAATGGCTTCTATGATTTGATTTTTCTGAATCATAGAGTATAATGTTTTTTATAGAGTGATTGCACCATTGTGCTAGTTGCAATATAATCAATCGTTAACAAAAGATACATATTGTCTATATTTAGACTGTTTAAGTTATTTTAAAATAAAGAAGTATCAGCATTTTTTTCTCTATACAGAATTATTTCATAACTTATGTTTGTAATGTAATGGTTATTCATAATAAATGCATAAAGCTTATGCAAAGTCAAGTGAAATATTTAATTCAACTTTTGCTTTTATCTTTTTTTAATTTAAGCCACGCAAAATCCAATCGTCTGGTTGATTTAAAAAAAATCCAAAAAGGAATATATGAAGAAGAGCTACCTTTACATATTGCCTGCTTTATAGGCACAAAAGATAAAACTAAAAAAGAGCCACCGCTTCCGTTTTCTATGCCATTTAATCAAGAAATTAAATTAGAAAAACTTTTAGCAGCAAGAGAAATTGCTTATAAAAATAAGCCTCTAATACAGGGATACACTATACAGCTTTATATGGGTAGCAGTAGAAGCATGGCTTTAAAGTCACAAGATATGGCAAGAACATTACAGTCAACTTATATTCCTGAACTTAACTATAGACAACCCAATTATACTGTTTGGATTGGTTTTTTTTCGAGTAAAATGGAAGCTTATCTTTTTTTTCTTCCTTTAATGAAAAATTTTCCTAAGGCTATTCTTCGTCCTTTTATGCTTACCAGAGAGACTTTTTTGAATTACAATAAAGAGTTTTAAAGACGAACACTGATTTGTTCAATAATAATTGAAGGAATATGCTTATAT
This window harbors:
- a CDS encoding iron-sulfur cluster assembly protein, with the translated sequence MIQKNQIIEAIKQVYDPEIPVDIYELGLIYEINILPLNNIEVLMTLTSPNCPAADTIPIQIEERIRAIEGVNDVMIHLTFEPPYTTDRMSEAAKLELGFA